CGGGTGGAGCTGGGACCGCTGCCCTCGGCCGACGCGATCGCGCTGCTCGGCCGGGTCACCGGGGAGGCGCTGGTGATGACGGAGTACGACGACGCCGAGGAGATCGTGCGGCTGTGCGGCGGGAACCCGCTCGCGGTGCGGATCGCCGGGGCCAACCGGTGCGGGCAGTCACTGCGCGAGCACGCCCGCGACCTGTCCACGGAGGACTTTTTCGCCGCGCTGGTCATCCCGGGTGACGAGGCCGCGTCCGTGCCGGCGTCCTTCGCCCGCACCCAGGAACGGCTCTCCTTTCCCGCGCAACGGTTGCTGGGTCTGCTGGGAATGCTGCCGCACTTCTCGTTCACCCTGGACGACGCGGCCGGTCTGCTGCGGACCTCGACGGCGAGCGCGCGGCGCCCCCTGGGCGAGCTGGTCGCGTGGCACCTCATCCGGTCCACAGTGGACGGATTCACCATCGACCCGCTGACCCGGCGGCTCGCCGCGGTGCTCGCCGTCACGGCACCCCCACCGGCCAGGACGCTCAGCCCCGGGCGGCCTTGAGGACCAGGTCGACCACGGCGCCGGGGCGAGACCCCGATCGCGGGCGTGCTGCTCTGCCGCCCCGGCCGGCGGGAACCACGAGGGCGGCGACCTCCACGGGCAACTACCTCGAGCACGATGAAAACGGAGACGCGTTCTCGGGGAACCGCCCGTCAGCGTCAGCCGGATCCCTCAGAGGACCTCGGGCAGGCCGAACGCGGCGTACAGCGAGGTGTCGAGAAAGACCGCCGCGTGGCTCACCCCGGACGGCCCGATGGTCAGCACCTGGATGTTGAAGGCGCGGAACGCACCGTCGGGCCCGCGCAGGTAGTTGGCGAAGGCGGGCTGGCCGTTGGCGCTGATCGGGATGAGGCGCTGCCCACCGGGCACGGCCGGGCAGCGCTCGCGGAGGTGCCGCTCGATGTCCGCCCGGCCCTGGTACCACGCGGTGAACGGCGGCATCTCCCACACCGCGTCGGCGGTGAACAGCTCGACGATCGCGGCGACGTTCTTGGTCTCGAACGCGCGCACGTAGCGGTCGAGCAGCTCGCGCTGCTCCGGCTGCTCGATCAGCTGTTCCTCCTGCGGCGCAACGGACTCCAGCTGAGCACGGGCGCGTTGCAGCAGGCTGTTCACCGCGGCGACCGAGATCTCCAGCGCCTCGGCGACCTCGGCCGCCCGCCACTGCAGGACATCGCGCAGCACGAGCACGGCGCGCTGGCGCGGCGGCAGGTGCTGCAACGCCGCGACCAGCGCCAGCCGCAGGCTCTCCCGGCCGACGACGATCGTGGCCGGGTCGTCGTCCCGGTCGGGGAACGGCTCCAGCCAGCTGATCTCCTGCGGCTGCACCAGATCGTCACCGGGATCGCAGCGCGGGCCGCCGAGGCCGGTCGGCAGCGGGCGCCGCCCCCGCCCTTCCAGCGCCGTCAGGCACACGCGGGTGGCGATGCGGTAGAGCCAGGTCCGCACCGACGAGCGCTGCTCGAACTTGTCGTACGCCCGCCACGCGCGCAGGTAGGTCTCCTGCACCAGGTCCTCGGCGTCGTGCACCGAGCCGACCATCCGGTAGCAGTGCGCGACCAGCTCCCGCCGGAACGGGTCGGCCACCGCGGGGAACGCGTTCATGGCGCAGACGGTAACCCGCGCCCCCGACACTCAGGCGAACTGCGAGCGAAGCCACTCCTGCCAGGCCGCCGTGTAGGCGTCGGTGTCGATCGGCGTGTACACGTGGTGACCCACCGCGACGGGCATGCCCAGGCGCATCCGGCCGTGGAAGCGCACGAGCGAGTCCGCGGTGCGGATGCCGACGAAGCCCTCCTCGATGATGTCCACCACGCCCTCCTGGCTCGGCAGCCCCGGCAGGGAGATCGACGCCCTGTCCCCCGCCTCGGACACGCCGAGCGCGGCCACGAAGCGGTCCCACGCCGCGGTCTCCACCGAAACGGACGGGGCCTCGGCCTCCACGTACACGGCGGGGCGGCCGCGGAAGTGGACCAGGTACTCCCGCAGCGAGTGGAAGTAGGTGTCCCAGCCCATCCCGGTCATGTCGACGTACTCGTCCGGCCAGGCGTCCCCGGTCATTCCACTGTGGACGAACCGGAGCACGGCGCTGCCCTCGCGGCCCTCGATCAGGTACTCGAAGGCGTGGAACGAACCGTCCTCGCCGGCAGGCGTCTTGATCGCCAGGTGCCTGGGCGGGTCCCAGGTCTCGGCGTCGCCCGGGCCGATCTCCTCACCGGTCATGAACCAGGCGGCCTGGCCTTCCGGTGTGGCGACCGCCGCCCAGACCTCCTCCGGGGACACCGGAAGCACGACTTCCTTGCGCAGCTCGAACTCGCGGCCCATCTCTCGATTCTCCTCGACTGCCGGGTTCGGCGCTCAGGCGAACTGCGCGTCGAGCCACTTCTTCCACGCTTCGGTGAAGGCGGCGCCGTCGATCGAGCCGTACGCGTGCTGGCTCACCGCGACCGGCATGTCCAGGCGCATGCGGCCGTGGAAGCGCACGAGGGAGTCGTCGGTGCGGAAGCCGAGGAAGTCCGAGTTGAGGATGTCCACCACGCCCTCCTGGGCCGGCAGACCGGGCACGGACACGGAGATCGCATCGCCCACCGCGGACACGCCGAGCGCCGCGACGAACCCGTCCCACGCCGGCCGCTGCGCCGACGACGCGGGCGCCTCGGCCTCCACGTAGACGGTGGAACGGCCGGGGAAGTACGTCAGGTACTGCCCGAGCGAGTGGAGGTAGAAGTCCCACCCGTGGGAGGTCACCTCCGGGTAGTCCGCCGACCAGCCGGGACCGGTCTTTCCACTGTGGACGAACCGCAGCACGGTGCCGTCCTCGCGGCCCTCGACCAGGTACTCGAAGCGGTGGAAGGAGCCGTCCTCTCCCGGCGGCAGCGCGATCACCAGGTGCTGGGGCGGGTCCCAGACCTCCGCGCCGCCCGGGCCGATCTCCTCGCCCGGCATGAACCAGCCCGCCTGGCCGTCGGGCGTCGCGACCGCCGTCCAGACCTCCTTCGGGGACGCGGGCAGGACGACTTCCTTGCGCAGCTCGAACTCGCGGCTCATCTCAACTCTCCTTGACGCTGGGGTGCAGCGCGATGACGATGCGGTGCGGACGGCCGCCCTCGGCGGACTCGTCGTGGTACTTGGCGACCAGGGAGCGCACGGCGCCCCCCAGCTCCTCGGCGAAGGCGGCCCGGTCGGCGGCGGAGGCGAAGCGGATCTCGCCGTCGACGGCGAAGGTGGCCAGGCGCTTGCGCGCCTTGGTGGCTCCGGTGATCAGCGCGCCCACGTCGCGGACGAGCCGCGCCGCCACCGCCAGCAGCCAGCGCGCCGACAGGTGGTCGGGCGCGCGGGCCGGATCGGGCTGGACCGGGGCCAGCGCCGCCGGGGAGATCACGTACGAGGCGGCGGTGGCCCGCAGCACGCGCTCGGTGAAGTTGCCCCTCGGCCGCTCCTGCACCAGCTCCACCAGGCCGTGCGCCTCCAGCGCGCGCAGGTGGTAGTTCACCTTCTGCCTGGTCAGCCCGACCCTGGCGGCCAGCGTGGTGGCCGAGCCCGGCTCGGCCAGCTCGGCGAGCAGGCGGGCGCGCACCGGGTCAAGGCAGACCTCGGCCGCGGCCGGGTCCTCGATCACCGCTACCTCGAACATGGCGGCAACGCTGCCACTGACAATTTTTTTTGTCAAGGCGAGGTTCACCTCGACGCGACCCTGTGAGAGCGCTTACCATCCGATGCGGCAACACAATCGCGGATGGCAACAAGCCGCCGGTTCCCTCCGCTCACCGAAGGGACCCCGCATGGTCAAGCGTCTGCTAGCCCTGTTCGCCGCCTTCCTGTTCCTGACCACCCTGCCCGCACAGGCCGCGCCCCGGTTCAAGGTCCTCGCGCTCTACAGCGGGACCTGGGACGCCGCGCACATCAGCTTCGTGAAGGAGGCCAACGAGCGCTTCCCGCAGCTCGCCGCGCAGCACGACTTCTCCTACACCGCCTCGACCGACTGGAACCTGCTGACCTCGCCGGAGCTGTCCCAGTACCAGGTGGTGATGTTCCTGGACAACCTGCCGCAGACGGCCGCGCAGCGCTCGGGCTTCCAGCGCTACATGGACAACGGCGGCGGCTGGCTGGGCTTCCACGTCTCCGCGTTCACCACCGACCCGAACGCCTGGTCCTGGTACCACAACACCTTCCTCGGCACCGGCGCGTTCCGCTCCAACACCTGGGGTCCGACGACGGCGGTGCTCAGGACCGAGGACCGGGCGCACCCGTCGACCACGCGGCTGCCCGCGACGTGGACCTCCGCGGTCAGCGAGTGGTACAGCTGGACCAACGACCTGCGCCGCAATCCCAACATCAAGATCCTGGCCTCGGTGGACCCCTCCGGCTTCCCGCTGGGCACCGATCCGAACCAGAGCTGGTACAGCGGCTACTACCCGATCATGTGGAGCAACAAGAACTACCGGATGCTCTACGCCAACTTCGGGCACAACGCCATGGACTACCCGAACAACCGGCCGCTGTCCTCGACCTTCGCCAGCGAGGTGCAGAACCGGTTCCTGATCGACGGGTTGTCCTGGCTGGGGCAGCGCTGACCTTCACGCAATCTCCACAACTCGGCCGCGTGAGCACCACATCCGGTGCTTAGAGTCGGGTTCATGCAGCAGCGAGTGCTGGTCGTCGAGGACGATCCGACCATCGCCACCTCGGTGGCCGACCGGCTGCGGGCCGAGGGGTTCGCGGTGGAGCTGGCGCACGACGGCCCCACCGCGGTCCGCCTCGCCGAGGAGACCGAGCCCGACCTCGTGGTGCTGGACGTGATGCTGCCGGGCTTCGACGGGCTTGAGGTGTGCAGGCGCGTCCAGGCGCGGCGGCCGGTTCCCGTGCTCATGCTCACCGCGCGCGACGACGAGACGGACCTGCTCGTCGGGCTCGCGGTGGGCGCGGACGACTACCTGACCAAACCGTTCTCCATCCGGGAGCTGGCCGCCCGGGTCCGGGTGCTGCTGCGCCGGGTGAGCCGGGCGGCCGCCCCCGGCCTCGGCGACCTCCGGATCGACCGGGAGGAGCGGCGGGTGCACCGCGCGGGCGTCGAGGTGCACCTCACCCCCACCGAGTTCGACCTGCTGACCTGCCTCGCCGACCGCCCGCGCGCGGTGCTGCCCCGCGAGCAGCTGCTGCGCTCCGTGTGGGGGTGGAACGACGCCGGTGGCAGCCGCACCGTCGACAGCCACGTGAAAGCCTTGCGCCGCAAGCTCGGCGCCGATCTGATCCGCACCGTGCACGGCGTCGGCTACGCGCTGGAGGTGCCGAAGTGATCCGGGCCTGGCTGGACCGCGTGCCGCGCCCCCTCGACCCGGTTCCGTCGATCAAGTTCAAGCTCGGTGTCGTCGTGGTCGTCTCGATCACCGCGTCGCTGCTGTTCTTCTGGTACCAGATCGGCTGGCTGCCGCCGCGCACCGCGATCACCGCCGTGCTCGTCGCGCTCGTCGCCTCGCAGGTGCTGGCACACGGGATGACCAGACCGCTGCGGGAGATGACCTCGGCCGCGAAGTCCATGGCGCGCGGTGACTACGACCGCCGGGTCCGCGCCACCGCCCGGGACGAGGTCGGCCAGCTCGCCACGGCGTTCAACCGCATGGCCGCCGATCTCGGCGCGGCCGACCAGCAACGGCGGGACCTGATCGCCAACGTCTCGCACGAGCTGCGGACGCCGATCAGCGCGCTGCGCGCCGTGCTGGAGAACGTCGTGGACGGCGTGACCCCGCCCGACTCCGCCACCATGCGCACCGCGCTCGCGCAGACCGAACGGCTCGGGGCCCTGGTCTCGGAGCTGCTCGACCTGTCCCGCATCGACGCGGGCGCGCACCGCCTGGACCGTTCGGTCTTCCCCGTCCGGCCGCTGCTGGAGTCCGTCGTCGCGGAGGCCCAGGTCATGGCGCCCTCGGCCCGCTTCGTGACCGATGTGTCCGACGAGGCCACCGTCTACGCCGACCGCGGACGGCTGCACCAGGTGGTGGTGAACCTGCTGGACAACGCCGCCCGCCACGGTCCTCCCGGCGGCGAGGTGCGCCTGCTCGCGGCCGTGCGCGGTGCCGACCTGGTCATCGAGGTGCACGACGAGGGGCCCGGCATCCCACCCGAGGAGCGCGACCGCGTCTTCGAGCGCTTCACCCGCGGCGAGCGCGCCGGGGGCGGCGGCACCGGCCTCGGCCTCGCCATCGCGCGCTGGGTCGTCGACCTGCACGGCGGCACCATCGCCGCCCTCGGCAGCCACATCCGCGTCACCCTTCCCGCCACCCACCCCTGACCTCCCCCCAAGACCAATGCCTCGTTTGGTGCGCCTGACGCACTGAATGAGTCATTCAGCGCGCTCAACGCACCGAATGACTCATTCAGGCTTGGAACCCTGCCCGAAAAGGAGTGTCCACAATGGACAGAGCGATGCCGTCTGTGCTGGTCGCGGTCGCGACGAGTGGCCTGGTCGCCGCACTTGCGCTGAGCCCGGCGCGACCGGGCCTCGGCTGGCTGATCACGGCGTTGGCCATGGCCGTCGCGGTGACGGTGGCGGCCCGCAGCACGGAAACCAGTGTGCGAAAAAGAAATCCCGGTTGGGCGATCCTGGCGGTGGCCCTGATCGCGGTCGGTGTCTTCCGTGACTCGCGATGGCTGTTCGTCCTGTGCGTGATCACGGCGCTCGTCGCGGCCTCGCTCGCGGTTGCGGGAACGTCCTTGCGCGGCGCGGTCGAAGCGCCGATCAACGCACTGACAAGGCTCCACTGGCTCAGGCGGGGCGTGCGCGAGATCCGTCCGCGTGGCAACGCGAGAACACTGCTCGCGGTCGCCATCTCGGCGGTGCTGCTCGTCGTGTTCGGCGGACTGCTCGTCAGCGCCGATCCTGCCTTCGAAACGCTTGTCCGTTCGCTTGTACCCACAGTGGACAGTTCCTCGGCGTTCGTGTCGGTCACGATGTTCGTCGCGGCGGCCCTGTTCACGACGGGCCTGTGCTGGGCGATGACCCAGCCACAGCCGGAGTCCTCCTTGGAAGTCCCGGAAGTCAGCCTCCGGCGGGTCGAATGGGTACTGCCGATCAGCGTGCTCGTCCTGCTGTTCGCGGCCTTCGTCTCGGTGCAGCTCCCCGCGTTGTTCAGCGTGGCAGGAGATCTGCCGTACGCGGAGTACGCGAGACGCGGGTTCTGGCAGCTGCTGGTGGTCACGGCGCTCACGCTCGGCGTGATCGGGCTCGCTTCTCGTTTGGCACCAAGGGAAACCAGTGCCGACCGGATCTGGCTGCGCGTGCTGCTCGGCGCTTTGGCGTTGCTGTCGTTGGTGATCGTGGCCGGAGCGGCCGCGCGGATGTGGGTCTACCAGGAGGAGTACGGTTTCACCGTGCTGCGCGTCCTGGTGCTCGCGTGCGAACTGTGGCTGGGCCTGGTCTACCTCCTCGTCATCGCGGCAGGAGTGCGGCTGCGGGGTTCGTGGCTGCCCGGCGTCGCGGTGGCCACGGGCATGGCGGCACTGCTCGGTCTCGCCGTGCTGAACCCGGACCGGTTGATCGCCGACGGCAACATCGACCGCCTGGGGCGCACCGGGAAGATCGACTACTTCTACCTCACCAAGCTGTCCGCCGACGCGGCGCCCGCGCTCCGGCGACTGCCCCAGCCGCAGCGCGACTGCCTGCTGTACTGGCCGACCACCGCACTGGCGAAGGCCCCGGACAGCTGGCGGGAGTGGAACCTGGCCCGTGCGCAGGCGCGGAGCTGGCTGGTCGAGCGGCACGCCCCGTGCGCGGACGTCCCGCTCCGAAATTGAGTGGAGGCGGCGTGCGACCATCGGCCCATGCACGTCTTCCTGGAGACCGAGCGCCTGGTGCTGCGGCGGTTCACCGAGTCCGATGTGGACAACCTCGTCGAGCTGGACGGCGATCCCGAGGTCATGCGCTACATCGACGAGGCGGCGACCCCGCGCTCGGAGGTGGAGAACGACATCCTGCCGCGTTTCTTCTGGTACTACGAGAACTTCGCGTACTACGGCTTCTGGGCGGCGCAGGACCGGGCGGGCCGCTTCCTCGGCTGGTTCCACTTCCGGCCGAACGAGGGCGCTCCGGATGGCGAGGTCGAACTCGGCTACCGGCTGCGGAAGTCCGCGTGGGGCAAGGGATACGCGACCGAGGGCTCACGCGCGCTGATCGAACTGGGCTTTCGCCGGGCCGGTGCCGAGCGGGTCACCGCGAACACCATGTTCGTCAACTCCGGCTCGCGGCGGGTGATGGAGAAATGCGGGCTGCGCTACGTCCGCACCTACCACGAGGAGCACGAGAACCCGTTGCCCGGCACCGAGCACGGCGAAGTCGAGTACGCACTGACCAGGGAAGAGTGGGAACTCACTTCACGAGCAGGTGGATGATCGCGGCCACGCCGACCACGACGATCACCCCGCGCAGCACGGTCGGCGAGAGCTTCCTGCCGATCTTCGCGCCGAGCACTCCCCCGAGCACCGAGCCCGCGGCGAGCAGGCCGACCACCGGCCAGCTCACCGGCGCGACGACGGCGTAGATCAGACCGGCGACCACGTTCACCACGGCGGAGAGCACGTTCTTGATGCCGTTGAGGCGCTGCAGCGGCTCGGCGAGCAGCATGCCCATGACCGCCATCAGCATCACGCCCTGCGCCGCGGTGAAGTACCCGCCGTAGATGCCGATCAGGAAGATCAGGAACAGCAGCAGGGCACCGCCCTCGGTGGCGGCGGCAGTGGTGGTCTTGCGCGAGGCCACCCACTTCGACACCCGCGGCTGGATGATCACCAGCACCACGGCGAGCCCGACGAGCACGGGCACGACGGCCTCGAAGGCGTCCTTCGGCAGCGACAGCAGAAGCACGGTGCCGCCGATCGCGCCGAGCAGCGAGGCGATGCCGAAGCGGACCAGTCGCGGCCCCTGTCCGCGCAGCTCCTCGCGGTAGCCGATGGCCCCGCTGATGGTGCCCGGCGCCAGGCCGATGGCGTTCGAGGTCGTCGCGGTGACCGGTGGATAGCCCAGCGCGACCAGCACGGGGAAGGTCACCAGGGTCCCGGACCCGACCACCGTGTTGATCGTGCCCGCCCACACCCCGGCGACGAAGATGACGACCGCGTGCCACCAGATCACCGTGCAATCCTTAGCATGCTGCATGCTCCCCGTGCGGTGGGGGCGCGAGCAGGATCACAGGGGAATGCTTCGCGGCGCCTCCGCGTTGGGCAGGGAGAAGCACGTTGTAGTCAGGCACCTGGGAGGCAGCGGTGGGACTGGATCCGGAGCAGTTGGTCGAGGTGGACTCGGACGTCCCCGACCTCGACGGCGCCGTTCTGCTGCACAACCTGGACGGGTTCATGGACGCGGGCGGCGCGGGGCGCGTCCTCGCCGACCACCTGGTGGACTCCCTGGAGAGCCGGGTGATCGCCCGTTTCGACGTGGACGCGCTGATCGACTACCGCTCGCGCAGACCCGCGATGACCTACGCCACCGACCACTGGGCGGCCTACGAGGCGCCCGAGCTGGTGATCCGGCTGATGCACGACACCGTGGGCACGCCGTTCCTGCTGCTCACCGGCCCCGAGCCGGACAACCAGTGGGAACGCTTCACCGCGGCGGTGCGCGGCCTCGTCGAGCGCTGGGGCGTCCGGCTCACGGTCGGCTTCCACGGCATCCCGATGGGCGCGCCGCACACCCGCCCGCTCGGCGTCACCGCGCACGCCACGCGCGCCGAGCTGGTCGCGGACTACCCGCAGGTGTTCAACCGCATCCAGGTCCCCGGCAGCGCGTCGGCCCTGCTGGAACTGCGGCTCGGCGAGGCCGGTCACGACGCGATCGGCTACGCGGCGCACGTTCCGCACTACCTCGCGCAGTCGGTCTACCCGGAGGCGGGCCTGCGCCTGCTCGGCGCGGTGGGCTCGGTGGCCGCCCTTGAGCTGCCGGAGCGCGGTCTGCGCGAGGCCGCGGCGCGCACCAACGAGGAGATCGAGCGCCAGGTCGCCGAGTCCGACGAGGTCGCCGAGGTCGTGCGCGGCCTGGAACGCCAGTACGACGCCTTCACCGAAGCGGTCGGCGAGCGCAGCCTCCTGGCGGAGTCCGGCGAGCGCATGCCCACGGCCGACGAGCTCGGCGAGGAGTTCGAGCGCTTCCTCGCCGAGCAGGCCGAGGGCAAGTGACCTACCAGCCGGGCATGGGCGGGGTCTTGGCGTCGTAGAGCCAGGACCTGAGGAAGGCCGTCAGGTCGGTGCCGGCCTCGCGTGAGGCCAGCGCGATGAAGTCGGCCGTGCTCGCCGCCTTGTCCCGGTACTGGGCGACCCACGCGCGTTGGATCTTCTCGAAGGTGGCGGCGCCTACCTTCTGCCGCAGCGCGTAGACGACAAGGGCGGAGCCGTCGTAGACCATGCGGCTGAACAGCTTCGGCTCGGTCGGCTTGGCCGGCGGGCCGTAGGTCGAGCGCCAGGAGTCGTGCTGCGCGTAGATCTCGCGCATCTTCTGGTCCAGGTTCTCCCAGCCCTTCTCGGCGGCGTACACGCGCTCGTAGAACCGCGCGTGGCCTTCGGAGAGCCACAGGTCCGACCACTGGCGGACGGTGACGCTGTTGCCGAACCACTGGTGGGCCAGCTCGTGGATCATGTCCTTCTCGGCGGCGACCTCGGAGCCGGTGAGGTCGTCCTCGGGGAACATCGACAGCGTCTGGGTCTCCAGCGCCACACCGAGATCGGTGTGCGCGACGACGATCCCGTAGGTGTCGAAGGGGTACTTGCCGACCCGCCTCTCCATCCACTCCAGGTGCCCCGGCGTGCGGGTGCGGTACTTCTCCACCTGCGACGCCAGATCGGTCGGGACGGCGTCGCGCAGCGGCAGGCCGTTCGGTCCGGTCCCGTCGGTGACGGTGAACTCGCCGATCGCCAGGCCGACGAGCTGCGTCGCGACGGGCTGCGGTGAGTCGTAGGACCAGCGGACCCGGTTCCCGGCGATCTCCGTGCGGGACTTCAGGGTTCCCGTCGCCACGGCGGTGATGCCCGCGGGCGTGGACACCGTGATCGCGATCGGCGCCTTCTGGCTC
The window above is part of the Allokutzneria albata genome. Proteins encoded here:
- a CDS encoding sigma-70 family RNA polymerase sigma factor; this encodes MNAFPAVADPFRRELVAHCYRMVGSVHDAEDLVQETYLRAWRAYDKFEQRSSVRTWLYRIATRVCLTALEGRGRRPLPTGLGGPRCDPGDDLVQPQEISWLEPFPDRDDDPATIVVGRESLRLALVAALQHLPPRQRAVLVLRDVLQWRAAEVAEALEISVAAVNSLLQRARAQLESVAPQEEQLIEQPEQRELLDRYVRAFETKNVAAIVELFTADAVWEMPPFTAWYQGRADIERHLRERCPAVPGGQRLIPISANGQPAFANYLRGPDGAFRAFNIQVLTIGPSGVSHAAVFLDTSLYAAFGLPEVL
- a CDS encoding SRPBCC family protein, translated to MGREFELRKEVVLPVSPEEVWAAVATPEGQAAWFMTGEEIGPGDAETWDPPRHLAIKTPAGEDGSFHAFEYLIEGREGSAVLRFVHSGMTGDAWPDEYVDMTGMGWDTYFHSLREYLVHFRGRPAVYVEAEAPSVSVETAAWDRFVAALGVSEAGDRASISLPGLPSQEGVVDIIEEGFVGIRTADSLVRFHGRMRLGMPVAVGHHVYTPIDTDAYTAAWQEWLRSQFA
- a CDS encoding SRPBCC family protein is translated as MSREFELRKEVVLPASPKEVWTAVATPDGQAGWFMPGEEIGPGGAEVWDPPQHLVIALPPGEDGSFHRFEYLVEGREDGTVLRFVHSGKTGPGWSADYPEVTSHGWDFYLHSLGQYLTYFPGRSTVYVEAEAPASSAQRPAWDGFVAALGVSAVGDAISVSVPGLPAQEGVVDILNSDFLGFRTDDSLVRFHGRMRLDMPVAVSQHAYGSIDGAAFTEAWKKWLDAQFA
- a CDS encoding ArsR/SmtB family transcription factor; the protein is MFEVAVIEDPAAAEVCLDPVRARLLAELAEPGSATTLAARVGLTRQKVNYHLRALEAHGLVELVQERPRGNFTERVLRATAASYVISPAALAPVQPDPARAPDHLSARWLLAVAARLVRDVGALITGATKARKRLATFAVDGEIRFASAADRAAFAEELGGAVRSLVAKYHDESAEGGRPHRIVIALHPSVKES
- a CDS encoding ThuA domain-containing protein, whose amino-acid sequence is MVKRLLALFAAFLFLTTLPAQAAPRFKVLALYSGTWDAAHISFVKEANERFPQLAAQHDFSYTASTDWNLLTSPELSQYQVVMFLDNLPQTAAQRSGFQRYMDNGGGWLGFHVSAFTTDPNAWSWYHNTFLGTGAFRSNTWGPTTAVLRTEDRAHPSTTRLPATWTSAVSEWYSWTNDLRRNPNIKILASVDPSGFPLGTDPNQSWYSGYYPIMWSNKNYRMLYANFGHNAMDYPNNRPLSSTFASEVQNRFLIDGLSWLGQR
- a CDS encoding response regulator transcription factor, which gives rise to MQQRVLVVEDDPTIATSVADRLRAEGFAVELAHDGPTAVRLAEETEPDLVVLDVMLPGFDGLEVCRRVQARRPVPVLMLTARDDETDLLVGLAVGADDYLTKPFSIRELAARVRVLLRRVSRAAAPGLGDLRIDREERRVHRAGVEVHLTPTEFDLLTCLADRPRAVLPREQLLRSVWGWNDAGGSRTVDSHVKALRRKLGADLIRTVHGVGYALEVPK
- a CDS encoding HAMP domain-containing sensor histidine kinase encodes the protein MDRVPRPLDPVPSIKFKLGVVVVVSITASLLFFWYQIGWLPPRTAITAVLVALVASQVLAHGMTRPLREMTSAAKSMARGDYDRRVRATARDEVGQLATAFNRMAADLGAADQQRRDLIANVSHELRTPISALRAVLENVVDGVTPPDSATMRTALAQTERLGALVSELLDLSRIDAGAHRLDRSVFPVRPLLESVVAEAQVMAPSARFVTDVSDEATVYADRGRLHQVVVNLLDNAARHGPPGGEVRLLAAVRGADLVIEVHDEGPGIPPEERDRVFERFTRGERAGGGGTGLGLAIARWVVDLHGGTIAALGSHIRVTLPATHP
- a CDS encoding DUF4153 domain-containing protein, coding for MDRAMPSVLVAVATSGLVAALALSPARPGLGWLITALAMAVAVTVAARSTETSVRKRNPGWAILAVALIAVGVFRDSRWLFVLCVITALVAASLAVAGTSLRGAVEAPINALTRLHWLRRGVREIRPRGNARTLLAVAISAVLLVVFGGLLVSADPAFETLVRSLVPTVDSSSAFVSVTMFVAAALFTTGLCWAMTQPQPESSLEVPEVSLRRVEWVLPISVLVLLFAAFVSVQLPALFSVAGDLPYAEYARRGFWQLLVVTALTLGVIGLASRLAPRETSADRIWLRVLLGALALLSLVIVAGAAARMWVYQEEYGFTVLRVLVLACELWLGLVYLLVIAAGVRLRGSWLPGVAVATGMAALLGLAVLNPDRLIADGNIDRLGRTGKIDYFYLTKLSADAAPALRRLPQPQRDCLLYWPTTALAKAPDSWREWNLARAQARSWLVERHAPCADVPLRN
- a CDS encoding GNAT family N-acetyltransferase, which encodes MHVFLETERLVLRRFTESDVDNLVELDGDPEVMRYIDEAATPRSEVENDILPRFFWYYENFAYYGFWAAQDRAGRFLGWFHFRPNEGAPDGEVELGYRLRKSAWGKGYATEGSRALIELGFRRAGAERVTANTMFVNSGSRRVMEKCGLRYVRTYHEEHENPLPGTEHGEVEYALTREEWELTSRAGG
- a CDS encoding sulfite exporter TauE/SafE family protein, yielding MIWWHAVVIFVAGVWAGTINTVVGSGTLVTFPVLVALGYPPVTATTSNAIGLAPGTISGAIGYREELRGQGPRLVRFGIASLLGAIGGTVLLLSLPKDAFEAVVPVLVGLAVVLVIIQPRVSKWVASRKTTTAAATEGGALLLFLIFLIGIYGGYFTAAQGVMLMAVMGMLLAEPLQRLNGIKNVLSAVVNVVAGLIYAVVAPVSWPVVGLLAAGSVLGGVLGAKIGRKLSPTVLRGVIVVVGVAAIIHLLVK
- a CDS encoding proteasome assembly chaperone family protein — protein: MGLDPEQLVEVDSDVPDLDGAVLLHNLDGFMDAGGAGRVLADHLVDSLESRVIARFDVDALIDYRSRRPAMTYATDHWAAYEAPELVIRLMHDTVGTPFLLLTGPEPDNQWERFTAAVRGLVERWGVRLTVGFHGIPMGAPHTRPLGVTAHATRAELVADYPQVFNRIQVPGSASALLELRLGEAGHDAIGYAAHVPHYLAQSVYPEAGLRLLGAVGSVAALELPERGLREAAARTNEEIERQVAESDEVAEVVRGLERQYDAFTEAVGERSLLAESGERMPTADELGEEFERFLAEQAEGK
- a CDS encoding M1 family metallopeptidase encodes the protein MKHLRLLVALLLTLVVSAPPALAAGLGDPIFPADGDTGYRVTRYALDFAWQAPKRPFDATTTVEAEATQALSSFTLDFAGNQLREVTVDGAAATTKRSGDKLTVTPAKALAANQRFTATIRYTADPTLQRRRSDAISVYGWIPTTDGTVVYPQPNGARLIFPNNDHPSQKAPIAITVSTPAGITAVATGTLKSRTEIAGNRVRWSYDSPQPVATQLVGLAIGEFTVTDGTGPNGLPLRDAVPTDLASQVEKYRTRTPGHLEWMERRVGKYPFDTYGIVVAHTDLGVALETQTLSMFPEDDLTGSEVAAEKDMIHELAHQWFGNSVTVRQWSDLWLSEGHARFYERVYAAEKGWENLDQKMREIYAQHDSWRSTYGPPAKPTEPKLFSRMVYDGSALVVYALRQKVGAATFEKIQRAWVAQYRDKAASTADFIALASREAGTDLTAFLRSWLYDAKTPPMPGW